Proteins co-encoded in one Bremerella sp. TYQ1 genomic window:
- a CDS encoding MarR family transcriptional regulator, protein MASSERTQPQFAVELIRMAIEMASCEKTMRTAIAEVVSPFSLSENAFFILVLCQQNLERPLPQAKLAKTVGLSPAQLSNLVEQLRQDGWIESSRDSNDRRRQYWTLTNAGNRRLNEILPKFHEAWQFDQLPVDPRTLLDGFRQLVALLGNTTNARPVVSSVSPVKSHAA, encoded by the coding sequence ATGGCAAGCTCGGAGCGTACCCAGCCGCAATTTGCGGTAGAGCTGATACGTATGGCCATCGAGATGGCTTCATGCGAGAAGACAATGCGGACCGCGATCGCGGAAGTGGTCTCGCCGTTTTCTTTGTCCGAGAACGCCTTTTTCATTCTCGTCTTGTGTCAGCAGAATTTGGAGCGGCCGTTGCCGCAAGCCAAGTTGGCCAAGACGGTGGGGCTCTCCCCTGCTCAGCTGAGCAATCTGGTCGAACAGCTTCGGCAAGATGGCTGGATCGAATCAAGTCGCGATTCTAACGATCGAAGGCGTCAATATTGGACGCTAACGAATGCTGGAAACCGTCGGCTAAACGAGATCCTGCCCAAATTTCACGAAGCATGGCAGTTCGATCAGTTACCCGTCGATCCGCGAACGCTGCTGGATGGTTTTCGGCAACTGGTCGCGCTGTTGGGCAACACAACAAATGCCCGGCCTGTCGTATCGTCGGTTTCCCCTGTTAAATCCCACGCCGCATAG
- a CDS encoding FAD-dependent oxidoreductase: MERIHVNALIIGGGASGLWLLDQLRREGRSALLVESNQLGSGQTIAAQGILHSGLKYSLQGLLTASAREAREMPAVWRKCLEGKSQPDLSETDIRSQSFYLWGTNSASSKLGMWGARLGLQVTPQAVSPHNAPALLRGCPGAIFSVAEQVISCGSFLENLAANNRDNIVRVASENGTELRLDANGQVRSVVMTSPEGQTIEVSSDFTVFAAGKGNASLREAAGLDTRKQQTRPLHMVILRGGLPEFHGHCVDGAATRVSVTSAKTQTGEVVWQVGGQLAEEGVEMERAELIRKARTELLETMPGICLDEAWWSTYRVDRAEGTTMTGGRPDSFRIEKDGNILTAWPTKLVLVPQLVQSLTKTIRSAPLRKATGLKLLADWPKPEVARTPWDREHSWTSLTLQKSTAA; encoded by the coding sequence ATGGAAAGAATTCACGTTAATGCATTGATTATCGGCGGAGGAGCAAGTGGACTCTGGCTGCTGGATCAACTGCGACGCGAAGGCCGATCGGCTCTGTTGGTCGAATCCAACCAATTAGGTTCGGGGCAAACCATTGCTGCCCAAGGCATTCTGCATAGCGGACTCAAATATTCTCTGCAGGGCCTCCTGACCGCGTCCGCTCGTGAAGCTCGTGAAATGCCAGCCGTTTGGCGAAAATGCTTGGAGGGCAAATCGCAGCCTGATCTGTCAGAAACCGATATTCGTTCACAGTCGTTCTACCTTTGGGGTACCAACTCGGCTTCCTCGAAGCTGGGGATGTGGGGCGCCCGCCTCGGATTGCAAGTCACACCTCAGGCCGTCAGTCCACACAACGCCCCTGCCCTGCTCCGTGGTTGCCCCGGAGCGATTTTCAGCGTGGCGGAACAAGTCATTTCGTGCGGATCATTTCTAGAAAACCTAGCGGCGAACAATCGAGACAACATCGTTCGAGTGGCTTCTGAGAATGGTACCGAGCTACGTCTCGACGCAAACGGTCAAGTTCGCTCGGTCGTGATGACATCGCCGGAAGGGCAAACGATCGAAGTGAGCTCGGACTTTACCGTCTTTGCCGCGGGAAAAGGGAACGCATCGCTTCGTGAAGCAGCTGGGCTTGATACTCGGAAGCAGCAGACGCGTCCCTTACATATGGTGATATTGCGAGGTGGATTGCCGGAATTTCATGGGCACTGCGTCGACGGCGCTGCCACGCGTGTCTCGGTCACTTCCGCGAAAACTCAAACAGGCGAAGTCGTTTGGCAGGTTGGTGGGCAGTTGGCGGAAGAAGGTGTCGAGATGGAACGAGCCGAGCTGATTCGTAAGGCTCGTACCGAACTGTTAGAGACTATGCCCGGCATTTGTCTGGATGAAGCCTGGTGGTCGACCTATCGAGTCGATCGTGCGGAAGGAACAACGATGACGGGTGGGCGACCAGATTCGTTCCGAATCGAGAAAGATGGCAACATTCTTACGGCCTGGCCAACCAAGTTAGTGCTTGTTCCGCAATTGGTACAAAGCTTGACGAAGACGATTCGAAGTGCCCCGTTGAGAAAAGCGACCGGGCTTAAGTTGCTGGCCGATTGGCCTAAGCCAGAAGTTGCGAGGACCCCCTGGGATCGCGAACATTCGTGGACGTCGCTGACGCTGCAGAAATCGACGGCCGCGTAG
- a CDS encoding formylglycine-generating enzyme family protein, whose product MIAGQANSIRILVVGLLCLASGIGIYFAFGRSDSLPPSLSIDATEQDLPESILVPGGLYVIGNDTGPRDSRPSRQIKLSPFAIDRTEVTNAMFAAFVEATGYRTDAERRGESLCFDNKSLSFVTQKDAHWRQPGGPGSSILGKEDYPVVHVSWYDANAYASWAGKSLPTEFQWEAAARGKSLGNSYPWNSEANVEPHERANLWQGEFPIHDQARDGYHGLAAVGSFPASTHGIYDLAGNVAEWTSSHYAADSYDGIAKENPTGPSRGEMRVVRGGSWLSSDQTGTSEAHVWYRGKLTPDTSNNFTGFRCVSPP is encoded by the coding sequence ATGATCGCTGGGCAAGCTAACTCGATACGAATTCTTGTCGTGGGGTTGCTCTGCCTGGCCTCAGGAATCGGGATCTATTTCGCGTTCGGCCGAAGCGATTCATTGCCTCCCTCGCTTTCCATCGATGCAACTGAGCAAGACCTGCCGGAGTCGATCTTAGTACCCGGCGGTCTCTACGTGATCGGCAACGATACCGGACCACGCGACTCTCGCCCCTCTCGACAAATCAAGCTCTCTCCTTTCGCTATCGATCGCACGGAAGTCACCAACGCGATGTTCGCCGCGTTTGTCGAAGCGACAGGGTATCGGACCGATGCCGAACGACGTGGCGAAAGCCTCTGCTTCGACAACAAATCCCTAAGCTTCGTAACCCAGAAAGATGCCCATTGGCGTCAGCCTGGCGGACCAGGCTCGTCGATCCTTGGCAAGGAAGACTACCCCGTCGTTCATGTTTCCTGGTACGACGCGAACGCTTATGCGAGTTGGGCTGGCAAAAGTCTTCCTACCGAATTTCAATGGGAAGCGGCAGCCCGAGGTAAATCCTTAGGCAATTCGTATCCCTGGAATTCCGAGGCCAACGTAGAACCGCACGAACGAGCCAATCTCTGGCAAGGCGAGTTCCCCATTCACGACCAAGCAAGAGATGGCTACCACGGTTTGGCAGCGGTTGGTTCGTTTCCCGCAAGCACTCACGGCATTTATGATCTGGCCGGCAACGTCGCCGAGTGGACTTCCAGCCATTATGCTGCCGACAGCTACGACGGGATCGCGAAAGAAAACCCGACTGGTCCTTCCCGCGGTGAAATGCGTGTCGTCCGCGGCGGAAGCTGGCTAAGCTCCGACCAAACAGGAACGAGCGAAGCACACGTCTGGTATCGCGGTAAGCTGACGCCGGATACAAGCAATAACTTTACTGGCTTCCGCTGTGTTTCGCCGCCTTAG
- a CDS encoding aldo/keto reductase, translating into MTRPLGNTGFQVGPIGFGAFKIGRNAKIKYPKPYDLPNDKEVASLLDGLIDLGIHHFDTAPAYGISEERIGQWLRGRDVPLVLSTKVGELFEDGESRYFFDEASVRNSVANSLRLLGRDVLDIVLIHTPHDDVRVLTETPVVETLRSLQQQGDIRAIGLSGKTSEGASLALDWADVLMVEFNAEDDAHAKVIQEASQRGIGVFVKKGLASGHLPPTEAIPFVLKHAGVTSLVVGGLNLRHMASNLKIAQATLASNVA; encoded by the coding sequence TTGACCAGACCGCTAGGCAATACAGGCTTTCAGGTGGGACCGATCGGTTTTGGGGCGTTCAAGATTGGACGTAACGCCAAGATCAAATACCCAAAGCCTTACGATTTGCCGAATGACAAGGAAGTCGCTAGCCTCCTTGACGGATTGATCGACCTGGGGATCCACCATTTCGATACGGCCCCAGCCTACGGCATCAGCGAAGAACGAATTGGCCAATGGCTTCGTGGACGCGACGTTCCGTTGGTTCTTTCCACGAAGGTCGGTGAGCTGTTCGAGGATGGCGAATCACGCTATTTCTTCGACGAAGCATCCGTTCGCAATAGTGTGGCTAACAGCCTTCGATTGCTTGGTCGAGACGTCCTTGATATCGTCCTGATTCATACGCCTCATGATGACGTTCGCGTGCTGACAGAGACGCCGGTTGTCGAGACGCTGAGGTCGCTTCAGCAGCAAGGAGACATTCGTGCTATTGGTCTCTCGGGGAAGACTTCGGAAGGGGCTTCCCTGGCACTCGACTGGGCCGACGTGCTGATGGTCGAATTTAATGCCGAAGATGACGCGCACGCGAAAGTCATTCAAGAAGCGTCCCAACGAGGCATCGGTGTATTTGTGAAAAAAGGACTCGCTTCAGGACATCTGCCCCCCACTGAAGCGATCCCGTTTGTGCTGAAGCATGCTGGAGTGACGAGCTTAGTCGTGGGGGGACTAAACTTGCGGCACATGGCTTCCAATCTGAAGATCGCTCAGGCAACGCTTGCGTCTAACGTCGCCTAA
- a CDS encoding rhomboid family intramembrane serine protease — protein sequence MSFSLGGQSATMLLLYINVGIFLVDWALKLNLINFFGTHLDTIYKPYLWYQYLTYGFLHSTDTIWHILSNMFILWMFGRFVEMRYGKAEFLKIYLVSVVLCGIIWNAATLLAFGGDIPRGPDGQAMAMVGASGAISTIFALFVCLYPKMTVYLGFLIPVPAWVVGVFMLVSNIFGQDESVAYSAHLAGIGFGLAYYFSGIQMSQFIPSKLALPKWSMRSRPKLRIHTEEEDFDPYNDSDEEAERILEKVNQSGMDSLTEAERRKLEAYSRRMRQKLS from the coding sequence ATGTCGTTCTCCCTCGGAGGACAATCGGCCACGATGCTACTGCTCTACATCAATGTGGGCATATTCCTCGTCGATTGGGCCCTGAAGCTGAATCTGATCAATTTCTTCGGTACGCACCTCGATACGATCTATAAACCGTACCTCTGGTACCAATACCTGACTTACGGCTTTCTCCACTCGACCGATACCATCTGGCACATCTTATCCAACATGTTCATTCTGTGGATGTTCGGACGGTTCGTCGAAATGCGATACGGCAAAGCGGAGTTCCTGAAGATCTATCTCGTCAGCGTCGTCCTGTGCGGGATCATCTGGAACGCGGCGACGCTTCTCGCGTTCGGCGGCGATATCCCACGCGGTCCTGACGGCCAGGCGATGGCCATGGTCGGTGCCTCTGGAGCGATCTCCACGATCTTTGCCTTGTTCGTGTGCCTCTATCCCAAGATGACGGTTTACCTCGGCTTTCTGATTCCAGTGCCGGCCTGGGTTGTCGGCGTGTTCATGCTTGTCTCGAATATTTTCGGCCAAGACGAAAGCGTCGCCTATTCCGCTCACTTGGCAGGGATTGGCTTTGGGCTTGCCTATTACTTCAGCGGCATCCAGATGAGTCAGTTCATCCCCAGCAAGCTGGCTTTGCCAAAATGGTCGATGCGATCACGACCGAAACTTCGGATTCATACCGAAGAAGAGGACTTCGATCCCTACAACGACTCCGACGAAGAAGCGGAACGCATTCTCGAAAAGGTCAATCAGTCCGGGATGGATTCATTAACCGAAGCCGAGCGACGGAAGCTCGAGGCCTACAGCCGGCGCATGCGGCAGAAACTTAGCTAA
- a CDS encoding c-type cytochrome translates to MRHAILALTIALSCLFGSASSLLAQFEEDFGHGLITKIQGIDGSNCVRIDPTISFNWNKQSPDLRISDGKFRARWDGLLLSRTSGEYTLYAHVCGRVSIMLEGEVVLEADTQTPQWVTGKPLDMKFAWHPFQVEFAKTQPDAELRLFWSGPDFPLEPIPADYFYHDIDQTIEQTFNDGQTLIAGHRCTACHDIQQQPEADKAPSLAYLDGNLSEPWLKEWLQSSEEDSEDTLRRMPHFDLSDDDVEAVVEYLMSESKPRAKETKLPAKGSTNSGKNLVLTLGCTACHKIGELGNADVMGGPDLTNIAAKRPKEFFQQWLKDPAKLNPDHRMPVYQLNDKERDDISAYLASLTEDKTIAKTPVRKFNTLLVNKGREIVAANRCNTCHTLPGGAVKSAPTKRSELGPGNLWQDACMAEPNAAKGQPGYQFSEDEKEAIKTYIRGVARAKHEQATTNDASWILAKNNCTACHPRGTGSGLNETAKEVTDAHGNLASLLPAMVPPSLNSVGDKLHEEALLAAIRRSEGNHRPWLKVRMPKFDLTTEEQNALVDYFVAQDRIPENAPATLKIPELDELAATVAGSRLVTTDGFGCTSCHQVGNMVPPKAPLNAKGPDLSMLGKRIREPWFYRWVHDPARIVPRMEMPSVKLPVQGVLDNQVDTQLAAVWHVLNTPEFTPPKPDPLRIVRFTGERKDGVRPVVLTDVIKFGKDDVMIKPLLVGLPNRNNVLYDLETGKLVQWWVGDVARQRSEGKTWHWEIGAKGLLDDPRTTPEIRLNFEGDMPIANVVKDGQFVTRFKELRYDGGQLVWTHTLHFKRGSEEYAVDVIETWEPLWTEEGKPVNGFRRSMQFQNVPEGGSIVLQLPQETLAGSLARDLNSSADDPIQRYSAGNITFDIEKQANITYGDDATVWLRPGKNRNIDMTVRLDLPGETFPEQPPIPVRKSNAIALDVIPGWNATRLPITTEMMPIAMDWQPDGSLMAASLKGRMWKLTDTDGDGLEDTYQQFGDEYAAPYGVKAYDKYVDIVNKYALLRLWDEDRDGVVEKVTNISNGWGHTDDYHDWVVGLPQDAEGNYYVAVPCQQDDRSPEAAALRGTVLKLTPDTLDPAQQTYRIEELTAGHRFPMGIARNHKGELFVTDNQGNFNPFNELNHVVPGHRYGFINKLDRKKGFNPPETPPSIAIPHPWTRSVNGICFLETPKQERERLGYDLFGPWEGDLIGCEYDTRRLVRMSLEKVGDTIQGAAYPLTVDPPQDVEKGLLGPISCAVAPDGDVYVGNIRDAGWGGGNNVGTFTRLRPKSVHLPLGIDEVTSTPTGFKVRFTDQIDATHGLLPTNYTVASYTRVSTPAYGGDDKQRRLESIAKIELSPDRLEAVITLEAPLREGFVYEIFLDDEIAGEGATLWPKEAHYTLRKLKAP, encoded by the coding sequence ATGCGCCACGCCATCTTGGCACTGACGATCGCCCTTTCGTGCCTTTTCGGATCCGCCAGCTCGCTGCTAGCTCAGTTTGAAGAAGACTTCGGCCATGGGTTGATCACCAAAATCCAAGGGATCGACGGATCGAATTGTGTCCGGATCGATCCGACGATTTCTTTTAATTGGAACAAGCAATCGCCTGACCTTCGCATTAGCGACGGCAAGTTTCGTGCTCGTTGGGATGGGTTGCTGCTCAGCCGAACCTCAGGCGAATACACGCTCTATGCTCACGTCTGCGGTAGAGTCAGCATCATGCTGGAAGGTGAAGTCGTGCTCGAAGCCGATACGCAAACGCCCCAATGGGTGACCGGCAAGCCGTTGGACATGAAGTTCGCCTGGCACCCTTTCCAGGTTGAGTTCGCCAAGACGCAGCCGGATGCCGAGCTTCGCCTGTTTTGGTCGGGACCAGACTTTCCGCTGGAACCGATTCCGGCCGATTATTTTTATCACGACATCGATCAAACTATCGAGCAGACATTCAACGACGGACAAACATTAATTGCTGGGCATCGATGTACGGCCTGCCACGATATTCAGCAACAGCCAGAGGCCGACAAGGCTCCTTCGCTGGCATATCTCGATGGCAATCTTTCCGAGCCCTGGCTGAAAGAATGGCTGCAAAGTAGTGAAGAGGATTCTGAAGACACGCTCCGCCGAATGCCTCATTTTGATCTCTCGGACGACGACGTCGAAGCCGTGGTTGAATACTTGATGTCCGAATCGAAGCCGCGAGCGAAAGAAACCAAGCTCCCTGCGAAAGGCTCGACCAACAGCGGCAAAAACCTGGTTCTTACGCTCGGGTGCACCGCGTGCCACAAAATTGGAGAGCTAGGTAATGCCGATGTCATGGGCGGCCCTGATCTGACCAACATCGCTGCCAAACGACCGAAGGAGTTCTTCCAGCAATGGCTGAAAGACCCGGCCAAACTGAACCCCGACCATCGCATGCCCGTTTATCAGCTAAACGATAAAGAACGTGACGATATCTCTGCCTATCTGGCATCGCTGACGGAAGACAAAACGATCGCGAAAACGCCGGTACGCAAGTTCAACACACTGCTGGTCAACAAGGGCCGCGAGATCGTGGCTGCGAATCGTTGCAATACATGCCATACGCTTCCTGGAGGCGCCGTGAAGTCCGCTCCGACGAAGCGTTCTGAACTTGGCCCTGGCAACCTCTGGCAGGACGCGTGCATGGCAGAGCCCAATGCCGCAAAGGGGCAGCCTGGCTATCAGTTTTCGGAGGACGAGAAGGAAGCCATTAAGACCTATATCCGAGGAGTCGCTCGGGCCAAGCATGAGCAAGCCACTACCAACGATGCCTCCTGGATTCTCGCCAAAAACAACTGCACCGCTTGTCATCCTCGCGGTACGGGGAGCGGCTTGAACGAAACGGCCAAAGAAGTCACTGACGCCCATGGCAATCTTGCGTCACTATTGCCTGCGATGGTCCCTCCGTCGCTTAATAGCGTCGGCGACAAGTTGCATGAGGAAGCATTGCTAGCCGCCATTCGTCGTAGCGAAGGAAATCATCGTCCTTGGCTGAAAGTACGAATGCCCAAGTTCGATCTGACAACCGAAGAGCAAAACGCCCTGGTCGATTACTTTGTCGCTCAGGATCGCATTCCCGAAAATGCACCTGCCACGCTTAAGATCCCCGAGTTAGACGAACTGGCTGCCACGGTGGCCGGCTCACGACTAGTGACCACTGACGGGTTCGGCTGCACCAGCTGTCATCAAGTTGGCAACATGGTCCCGCCGAAGGCTCCCTTGAACGCAAAGGGCCCCGATCTGTCGATGCTGGGCAAGCGGATTCGCGAACCTTGGTTTTATCGCTGGGTTCACGATCCGGCTCGTATTGTTCCGCGGATGGAAATGCCAAGCGTCAAGCTACCCGTCCAAGGCGTTCTCGACAATCAAGTCGATACCCAACTGGCGGCCGTCTGGCATGTGCTGAACACGCCCGAATTCACACCTCCGAAGCCAGATCCCCTACGGATCGTCCGATTCACGGGGGAACGGAAAGATGGCGTTCGTCCGGTCGTTCTCACCGACGTCATCAAGTTCGGCAAAGATGACGTCATGATCAAGCCACTGCTTGTTGGTCTGCCCAATCGTAACAATGTGCTGTACGACCTCGAGACCGGCAAGCTGGTCCAGTGGTGGGTTGGAGATGTCGCACGTCAACGCAGCGAAGGCAAAACGTGGCACTGGGAAATCGGCGCGAAGGGGCTCCTTGACGATCCACGTACCACTCCTGAAATCCGACTTAACTTCGAAGGCGATATGCCGATCGCCAATGTTGTGAAGGACGGTCAGTTCGTTACACGTTTCAAAGAACTTCGCTATGACGGCGGCCAACTTGTCTGGACGCATACGCTTCACTTCAAGCGAGGCTCCGAGGAATATGCCGTTGATGTCATCGAAACATGGGAACCTCTTTGGACCGAAGAAGGAAAGCCGGTCAATGGCTTCCGCCGTAGCATGCAATTCCAGAACGTTCCGGAAGGGGGCAGCATCGTTCTGCAGCTACCTCAGGAAACGCTTGCGGGAAGCCTGGCACGCGACCTCAATTCTTCCGCTGACGATCCAATCCAGCGATACTCGGCCGGAAACATCACCTTCGACATCGAAAAACAGGCCAATATTACCTACGGCGATGACGCCACCGTTTGGCTCCGTCCGGGGAAAAACCGTAACATCGACATGACGGTTCGCTTGGACCTGCCAGGCGAAACGTTCCCCGAACAACCACCGATCCCTGTTCGCAAGTCAAACGCAATCGCGCTCGATGTCATTCCTGGATGGAACGCCACACGCCTGCCGATCACGACCGAAATGATGCCGATCGCCATGGATTGGCAACCAGATGGTTCGCTCATGGCTGCTTCTCTGAAGGGTCGTATGTGGAAATTGACCGACACCGATGGGGACGGCCTGGAAGATACGTACCAACAATTCGGCGATGAATATGCTGCTCCATATGGCGTGAAGGCTTACGACAAGTATGTCGACATCGTCAACAAATACGCACTGCTGCGGTTGTGGGACGAAGATAGAGATGGGGTCGTCGAAAAGGTGACCAATATTTCCAACGGCTGGGGACATACCGACGACTATCACGATTGGGTCGTTGGGCTACCGCAAGATGCCGAGGGCAACTACTACGTTGCTGTTCCTTGTCAGCAGGACGATCGTTCCCCCGAGGCAGCCGCATTGCGAGGCACGGTGCTTAAACTGACGCCTGACACGCTCGATCCGGCACAGCAAACGTATCGTATCGAAGAGCTCACCGCCGGCCACCGCTTCCCGATGGGCATTGCCCGAAACCACAAGGGCGAACTGTTCGTTACCGACAACCAGGGCAACTTCAATCCGTTCAATGAATTGAATCATGTTGTCCCTGGCCACCGATATGGTTTCATCAACAAACTCGACCGCAAAAAGGGATTCAATCCGCCAGAAACGCCGCCATCGATTGCCATTCCGCATCCTTGGACGCGAAGTGTGAATGGTATCTGCTTCCTTGAAACGCCGAAGCAAGAACGCGAGCGGCTCGGGTACGACCTGTTCGGCCCGTGGGAAGGAGACCTGATCGGCTGCGAATACGATACGCGTCGACTGGTTCGCATGAGCCTGGAAAAAGTGGGCGACACAATCCAGGGTGCCGCGTACCCTCTGACAGTCGATCCGCCACAAGATGTCGAAAAGGGTCTTCTCGGCCCGATCAGCTGTGCGGTGGCTCCTGACGGGGATGTCTATGTTGGCAACATACGCGACGCCGGATGGGGTGGCGGCAACAATGTTGGAACGTTTACGCGACTTCGACCGAAGTCGGTTCACTTGCCGCTTGGGATCGATGAAGTCACTTCAACTCCGACAGGATTCAAAGTTCGCTTCACCGATCAAATCGACGCTACCCATGGGCTGCTGCCGACAAATTACACTGTCGCATCCTATACCCGCGTCTCTACCCCGGCCTACGGCGGCGACGACAAGCAGCGAAGATTGGAATCGATCGCCAAGATCGAGCTTTCCCCGGATCGCTTAGAAGCGGTGATCACCTTGGAAGCACCGCTGCGAGAAGGTTTCGTTTACGAGATTTTCCTCGATGACGAGATCGCCGGAGAAGGGGCTACCCTCTGGCCGAAGGAAGCCCACTACACCTTGCGAAAGCTGAAGGCACCATAA